A single region of the Vicinamibacteria bacterium genome encodes:
- the lolA gene encoding outer membrane lipoprotein chaperone LolA codes for MLLTLAAFAIRALFPHPVPLPVAEASPAESLVHRLEAHQARVGDLTARFVQTYRSGVLGREVVERGVLSIKRPGRMLWEYKDPEKKTFVADGKAYYFYVPADRQVVVRDQDHERSIPSLLLSGQGDILSQFEVGLEGTPSGRPRLRLTPRKPEPEIERVFVDLDAADRVRGIQVEDAQGDRSRFEFDDIRENVDLPDRLFRFQVPPGVEVIRG; via the coding sequence GTGCTGCTCACCCTGGCCGCCTTCGCGATTCGCGCTCTCTTCCCTCACCCCGTCCCCCTTCCCGTGGCGGAGGCCAGTCCCGCGGAGAGCCTCGTCCACCGCCTGGAGGCGCACCAGGCCCGGGTCGGCGATCTCACCGCCCGCTTCGTCCAGACCTACCGGTCCGGAGTCCTGGGCCGCGAGGTGGTGGAGCGCGGAGTGTTGTCCATCAAGCGGCCGGGGCGCATGCTTTGGGAGTACAAGGACCCCGAGAAGAAGACGTTCGTCGCTGACGGGAAGGCCTACTACTTCTATGTTCCTGCCGATCGGCAAGTGGTGGTGCGGGATCAGGACCACGAGCGGAGCATCCCTTCCCTGCTCCTCTCCGGCCAGGGCGACATCCTCAGCCAGTTCGAGGTCGGCCTGGAGGGGACGCCCTCCGGCCGGCCCCGATTGCGCCTCACGCCCCGGAAGCCGGAGCCGGAGATCGAGCGGGTCTTCGTGGACCTGGATGCGGCCGACCGGGTACGCGGGATCCAGGTCGAGGACGCCCAGGGGGACCGCAGCCGCTTCGAGTTCGACGACATCCGGGAGAACGTGGACCTGCCGGACCGGCTCTTCCGCTTCCAGGTCCCTCCTGGGGTCGAGGTGATCAGGGGATGA
- a CDS encoding DUF4388 domain-containing protein — MSLIGTLSEIKLSDVFQLFAAGKKTGLLTASAPGRQALVRFHKGAVIHASAGRLQGDEAVLDIFGWREGQLTFVPEERVVAANVSHGVDVLIMEGQRLGETFHKMNELIPTDNVVFQMAPPPPDGAQHTVGATEWRVLRLLDGVRDLRELVEAAKLPRTEVARVLFEMTVAGFLEKVEVEKTARAQAQGRGRELAELDVRFEDEWRKVLRFEAGVLQVQVRTLGARKRAVLGVAFRPGLIRDIHLPKSALVELSVREGEDVLVRPVA; from the coding sequence ATGTCCCTGATCGGCACCCTGAGCGAGATCAAGCTGTCCGACGTCTTCCAGCTCTTCGCCGCCGGCAAGAAGACGGGTCTGCTCACGGCCTCCGCCCCCGGGCGGCAGGCCCTGGTGCGGTTCCACAAAGGGGCGGTGATTCACGCCAGCGCGGGACGCCTGCAGGGGGACGAGGCGGTGCTGGACATCTTCGGGTGGAGGGAGGGCCAGCTGACCTTCGTGCCCGAGGAGAGGGTGGTGGCGGCCAACGTCAGCCACGGAGTGGACGTGCTGATCATGGAGGGGCAGCGACTGGGCGAAACCTTCCACAAGATGAACGAGCTGATCCCCACCGACAACGTGGTCTTTCAAATGGCGCCTCCCCCGCCCGACGGCGCGCAGCACACCGTGGGGGCCACGGAGTGGAGAGTCCTCCGGCTGCTGGATGGGGTGCGCGATCTGCGCGAGTTGGTGGAGGCCGCGAAGCTTCCGCGCACGGAGGTGGCCCGCGTCCTCTTCGAGATGACGGTGGCCGGCTTCCTGGAAAAGGTGGAGGTCGAGAAAACCGCCCGCGCCCAGGCCCAGGGGCGCGGTCGGGAGCTGGCGGAGCTCGACGTCCGCTTCGAGGACGAGTGGCGCAAGGTGCTGCGCTTCGAGGCGGGCGTGCTCCAGGTACAGGTGCGCACGCTAGGGGCCCGAAAGCGGGCGGTGCTCGGCGTGGCCTTCCGCCCCGGCCTCATCCGCGACATCCACCTTCCCAAGAGCGCCCTCGTCGAGCTGAGCGTGCGTGAAGGAGAGGACGTTCTCGTCCGGCCCGTGGCCTGA